The region ttattttgattaaatatttggggtattttagaagggtgttacattagtggtatcagagcatagtcggtcgagtcgagtcgtaattattctgtttcccctgtacgggataggtgttgtgtaaccctatcagtacttattgttttagcttgttgggtttcagaatagagatggctggaagaggtagagacgatgctgcgattgctgaggctctgggtatgctagctggagtacttggagggaatccgaatgttgtgggaatgggagctgctcgtcaattgagtgagttccagaagaacaatcctccaatgttcaagggagcatacgatccagatggcgctcagaagtggttgaaggagatagagagaataTTCCGAGTGAgtgagtgtgccgataaccagaaggtcaggttcggtacgcatatgctgtcagaagaagcagatgcttggtgggttgctacccgcactgagttggaaactgctgggaatgctgagatcacttgggctgtattcagagagagatttctgaggaagtactttccagaggatgtcagaggaaagaaagagatagagttcttggaattgaaacagggtaacaggtctgttactgagtatgctgctaaattcacagagctgtcaaagtattatactccctataatgaggctgctggagaattttcgaaatgtgtgaagtttgagaacgggttacgtcccgagatcaagcaggctattggataccaacggatcagagtgttttctgacttggttgactgttgcaggatttttgaacaggattccaaagccagagcagagagctatcagcaaagggttgataggaaaggcaagaatcagaatgatcgtggaaaaccgtatgcgGCTGGAAAAGGTTTTCcgaagcagagtgggatgaagaggcctagtgggggagactctagcgcccctgctaagtgttatagatgtggtcgggatggacatcgtgtccatgagtgtaccagtgctgagatgaagtgtttcaagtgtggcaaaggtggtcatttggctgcagagtgccggttgaagactgtaacttgtttcaactgtggagaggtgggtcatatcagtccacagtgtcctaagccgaagaaagagaatcagtcaggaggcaaggtctttgctttatcgggttctgagacttttgcagatgatcgtttgatccgaggtacgtgttatattaatggctttcctcttgtagctattatcgacacaggtgctactcattcctttatatctttggattgtgctgtgaaacttaagttagagatatctgagatgcatggtagtatggtgattgatactcctgcgaagggttcagtgactactacttcagtttgtttaaattgttctttgagtatttttggtagagactttgggatggaccttgtgtgtcttccactagtgcagattgacgttatcttgggtatgaactggttggtgtctaaccgggtttctatcaactgttttgataagactgtgatctttcctgagattgaggaaggagagagtttggttctatcagcgaggcaggtgaatgaggcagtagcagatggggcagagttgtttatgctgttagcgactttggaggctaaagataaactggcgatttgtgatctagcagtggtgtgtgattttcctgatgtgtttccagaagaagtgaatgaattaccgccagagcgtgaagttgagttctcgattgatttggtacctggtactagaccgatatcgatggctccgtaccgtatgtctgctgttgagttaactgaattgaagagtcagttggaagatctgttggataagaaatttattcgtccgagtgtgtcaccgtggggtgcaccagtgttattggttaagaagaaagaaggtactatgaggttgtgtgtggactataggcaactgaataaagtgacgatcaagaatcggtatcctttgccgaggattgatgatttgatggatcaattggttggtgcgagtgtgttcagcaagatagatttgagatctgggtatcatcagatacgtgtgaaaactgaggatattcagaagactgctttcagaacaaggtatggacattatgagtattctgtaatgccttttggtgtgactaatgcgcctggagtatttatggagtatatgaataggatttcccatccgtacctagataagtttgttgtggtgtttattgacgacattttggtgtattcgaaatctgaagaagagcatgctgaacatttgaaagtggttttagaagttctccgagaaaagaagttatttgctaaactgtctaagtgtgaattttggttagaagaggttagttttcttggtcatgtaatttcaagaggtggtgttgctgttgatccttctaagatagaagcggtgtctaagtgggaggctccgaagtctgttgcggagattcgaagtttccttggattggctggttattataggaagttcattgagggattttctaagttggcgttaccgttgacgatgttgaccagaaaggggcaagcgtttgtttgggactcaaaatgtgaagaaggtttccaagagttaaagagaaggttaactattgctcctattctgatattaccgagtccgtcggaaccatttgaggtttactgtgatgcttcattgttgggtttgggtggtgtgttgatgcagaataagcaggttatagcttatgcttcgagacaactgagggttcatgagaggaactatccgacacacgatttagagttggcagctgtggtatttgttctgaagttatggaggcattacttgtatggatcaagatttgaggttttcagtgaccataaaagtttaaagtatttgtttgatcagaaagagctgaatatgagacagaggagatggttagaatttctgaaggattatgactttggtttgaattaccatccgggtaaagcaaacgtagtgactgatgcattgagtcggaaatcattgcatatgtctatgttaatggttagggaattggatttaattgagcagtttagagacttgagtttggtgtgtgagagtactcacaatagtgttaaattgggaatgttgaaattaacgagtggtattctggacgagattagagagggtcagaaatccgatgtgcttttggttgataagttgactctagtgaatcaaggtcaaggtggtgaattcagagttgatgagaatggtgttttgaaatttggtaatcgggtgtgtattccggatgttaccgaacttaagaagagtattctggaggaaggacatcgtagtggcctgagtattcatcctggagctacgaagatgtatcatgatttgaaaaagttattttggtggccgggaatgaaaagagaaattgcgagttttgtttattcctatttgacttgtcagaagtcaaagattgagcatcagaagccgtctgggctaatgcaaccgttgactattccagagtggaagtgggatagtatcagtatggattttgtgtccggtttgccgaggacaaataagaattgtgaagctatttgggtgattgttgacagattgacaaagtcggctcatttcattccgatcagaatggattatccgttagagaaattagctgagttgtatattgagaagattgtaagtttgcatggtattccgtcgagtattgtttcggacagagatcctagatttacatcgaagttctgggaaggtttgcagagggctgtgggaactaagctgagattgagttctgcatatcatccacaaactgatggtcagactgagaggacgattcagtcactagaggatcttttgagggcttgtgttttggaaaagggaggtgcttgggattgttatttgcctttgattgagtttacctacaacaatagttttcattcgagcattggtatggcaccgtttgaagctttgtatggtaggagatgtcggacacctttatgttggtatgagtccggtgagagtgctgtggttggaccggagattgttcaacagactacggaaaagattaagatgattcaggagaagatgagaattgctcagagtcgtcagaagagttatcatgacaagaggaggaagtcacttgagttccaagagggagatcatgtgtttcttcgtgttactccgataactggggttggtcgagctttgaagtcaaggaagttgacacctcgatttattggtccttatcagattttggagaggataggggaggtagcctatcgtatcgctttaccgccgtcgcttgcgaatttgcatgaggtttttcatgcGTCTCAGTTGAagaggtacattcatgatccgtcgcatgtagtccaaatagatgatgtacagatgagagataacctgactgttgaaacatcacctatgaggatcgaggatcgagagttgaagcagttgcggggtaaagagattgccttggtgaaggtagcttggggaggaccagcaggtggcaatgtgacttgggaactggagagtcagatgaaggagtcttatccggagttgttcgctggaggtatgttttcgaggacgaaaactcttttagtgggggagagttgtaacaccccgataaaaataagataattatttaatttaagttaatattatatttattaatttaattaaataattggaattattagattattattattattattattggaataataattattggaaaatatataagttggaaataagaaaaagagtccatttggtaaagaaagggtttttacgtgaaaaacagagaagcggctgaaaagtggaaagtggagaaagggcaaagaggcagaacaagaggaagaaggttgaagaaggaagagcttgaagctaaaagattcgccggattaacttaggtaaggggggtttatcgtcgtttaatgggtattatggattagcatgtaatgggtagtgataaaccgttgaattgaccctaattgggattgtgaatgctgaaaattatgttggataaactgtgttaaaaactgtaattgaatcgatagtcgtgtgagtcgtaatttgctggacgtatagcttgttacggaattggaatcggaggtccggaagtcctccaacggcggaaaatgcggagaattctgcattctgccttgtgttagcgcaggaacagctttctgtcttgcgttaaccggttaacccagggtgttaaccggttaacactgtgttgtattgtgtaaaattgttgttttgtctgcgttaaccggttaacccagggtgttaaccggttaacactgttgtgattgctgagatattgctgttctgtctgcgttaaccggttaacccagggcgttaaccggttaacactgttaagttttgggcaggaagcgtgtttgtgctgcgttaaccggttaacccagggcgttaaccggttaacactgttgcagagtggaaaattggtgttttaaatgttgtgtacttaattgatggttggcatatgttggcggatgatgtaatagggattatttcctgttgttttgagtagtaagggtattagtagagtgtgctaatactgtgattaattatttgacatgatatggtgtttgatacatgtgttgatgatgtatgatgatatgcataatgttgtgaatgtatatattatgcatgtatttgtgaatggactgttgtatggcttagagtgtgagcatatgtccattgtggattgttgttgatgttgcattgctagatgattagcgtgcatagcatagcccttggggttgtagctaattcccatggtgaggaattagtgagtgaatcattgtggattcgttgttgatgtttgcatgctaggtgattagtgtgcatagcatagcctttggggctgtagctaattcccatggtgaggaattagtgagtgagtcactagatctcaaatgagtgggactagtgagcttagtagccgtatctggatttgatcggtgagcttgaactatatgttcaagaatagtcggtaccgcatgtgtggagtctcatttcataatgtatgtatggcgtataatatgaatggatgtattccaatattatacgtgtggttgtgttgacattgagtatgagtatgaattgtgtagtattgagtatgataattgggttgatgtgccgttactgaatgtgtgatatgattagggtgattaatgtgttaaattacttaacatgacatgatattttataatgcttactatatcgattgaggaactcacccttacaactatttttcaggtaacgagcaatgagttgagtagaagctaatgcttggagtctagtgtagtctccttagtgggtcatgctctgatagatgtaacatcgggagggaacattttaattgtgttgttgatgattgttgaaccagtttacatgtagtatgttgcatgttttgaatgatcgatttgatctctatccgctgcgtattatgcaactgttttatttgataaataaatgagcatgacaagctactttgatgaatagtgtgaaatattgtgtgacacccttaattgcatatttactctgatagatacatatttgttattttgattaaatatttggggtattttagaagggtgttacacgtaggggtgctaataccttcccttcgcataatcgactcccgaacccaagatttggttgcgagaccttgtcttttcctttcctttttccaggtttacttcgagcattttctttccctcctttgggataaataacgcacggtggtgactcttctgtcattccttttctcgccggttgttttttcgcatctcctttttcaggttgcgacatcTAGTAGCTTAGTCATAAGCTTACGTTGAATGATTTCACTACATCCTTCTAACatatttattatattataattCGAAAGTTTCCTCTTCTTATTTATAAGCTCTTTCAAGATTCTAGCGTATGCCACAATTTGTTTAAGTGCTTCTGAGAATGGTATGAATATTTTGAGTTCTTTCCTGTTAGCACCAGACAAACTAAAGTTTCTACTTGTGGGAGTGAACTACTTGTGGCGCTTTTATTAGAGGTGAATTATTTGGAAGTTTGGTTTATCGAGAAGTATTGTCTCAAATAAGGAACTTTGTTCGCCAACTCAACTATGGTGGATTTCTGCCACAAACTGGGAATTCAAATGAAGTTTGTCTCATTTGTTCACCCATAGGATAATGAACAGGAAGAATCAGCCAACAAAGTAATTCTTTGCGGGATAAAAAAGAATTTAGATAATGTCAAGGGTTTTTGGGCCAAACTTCTACACGAGGAATATTGCTTTTTTTTTTATACTAAAATTTACTTTACATTTTCTATCTAAAGGTGTATAGTTGTACTTAAATACAATTTAATGAATTTATGCAAAGGATATGTGGTCATAACATACGACATCCCCCCCACCCCACCGCTAAGGAAATGTCATTCAAGATGGTTTATGGCGCTAAAATGATGTTACTAGTTGAAATTGACACACCCTCAAAGAGGCGTCAACATTTCaatgaagaagaaaatgaaacAGATCTCATATGTACGTCTGACATGATCGATGAGGCTAGAGAGATCTCCCACATTCATGAATTCACAACAAAGCAAAGGGTTGCCATGTAATACAATTCCAAAGTGGCCAAAGAGAAATGAAGGAAGGTGATTTCATTCTCAACCAAGATGTTACACCTACTGGAACAAGATTATTCATATCtcttaggttttgatgataataaagtatttaaagaacaaaTGGGCATGCTAACATATGTTTGAGTGTGCAGGATCACAAGCATAaaattaatcctaattaaaaGCATATGTGGATAATCAATATTAGTCTGACTTCGATTGATCAGAATTTAAATGAGTTCATCAGTCTCTGAAAGATCTAACTTCTGATGACAACTCAGATTCTGAGAGGTTAAAGAGCTTCTGATCCGTACATTGTACCAAAACAGACATGTCTTATCAAAACCCTAACTTTCTGGACAGAGTCAATTAAGGTTTCGTTTTGCAAGACTCAAAGAATTGTGATGTGACATCTTTAGTTTGTTCTACATTTTGGTAGATACCTATTACTTCAAAAGGTGTTATGAACAATGTCATTATGTTCAAACTAGATGCATTCTCTAACATCTCTCTTGGTATGCTTCTTCACCAAGTTTGTTTATTATGTTCAAACCCTCAAACGACTCTTTCTCAACCTCTATAAAAGGAAGCTGGAGATTCAAAGAAAGGTTACAACATCACAACAGATTGAAAGATCTTGTGCATAACTCTGAGCTGTTATTTCTTGTACTTCATCCATCTCATAAAAAATATTTCATTTGCACTTTTTTTGTGTCTAAAAATAATTATCTTTTTACCATATCAATGCaacatttattattatttttccaTTATCATACCCCTATTTATTAACTTTTCATTTTATTCAATCACTCTTTTAACTACAATTAATATGAGTATTATAGTAAATGATAGTAGTATTAGTTTGATCATCAAAACCTACACATCTAATCATTTTCTTAAGAACCGTGAATTGCTCAAATAAGACATTTTTTATGAGACAGAGAGAGTAACGGTTATCGCCTAAGATCTTAAGATTTTTTTATCTTTGTttatcttagaaatcttaagagATCGTAAAACAAGTGTCGTTTTACTTTTTCAATGCAATATTAATTCATTTGTAACAATTTTATCCATGATTATTATTGTCTGCATTACTCTCGACCATTAAATTTCACTATGTACTTATGATCATGTATGTGTAACCAATAACAATCAAGAATAACTTTATAAAATTAGTATATTTATAAAATTATGTATGTGTGGGGTACTTTAGTTACTTAACGACACACAAAAGAGTCATGTCATGTACTAGTTGTATTTTGGTAGTATAGTTGAGTTTTGAAGTGGATCTGTCAAAAAAAGTGGCGTCGTCGTCGTAATTTTGAAGCTCATAGAAAGAAACAAAAAAGTCAAGCACAACTCAAATCGCGATCTTTCCTTCCTTCCCAAGTCCCTATCTGGCCGCCACTATCAAAAACACCAATCCATTAAAATTAAATCCTTTTTATCTTCCAAATAATCTTAAACACACAGTTTCCAACAAACACACACGTAACACTTTCCTGTTTTCTCCACAATGCTTCCTAACCTCTTAGTATTCCTTTTCTTCTTATTACCCTTCTTACTCTCTTGTGTCCATTCACACCAAGAGTCGGGTCCATGGAGCTGCGATTCCGGGTCAGAGATCCGAATTGACTCCGATTTTCAACCCGGAGTTATCACACTCGATGGTCACGCCGACGATTGGAAGGACATTGAAGGGTCTCAGTTCGCTCTTCTCCCCGCCCTCGACCCTGACGCTGAGAATGAATTCAATGGCGGAAAAATGAACGTTAAGGTATTTTATTATTCCCTTTCGTTATTCATCAAATTTGTTTCTTTTTCTCATCATACTCATTGCTGTTTTGTTTCAGAGTGTGCATGATGGCCGTGATATTTTCTTTTTGCTGCAAGTTGATAGTGATTACGCATACTCTAGTGGGTAAGGTGTTTCATGCAAAGAAAACTGAATCTTGTGCCTGATTTTGTTTCGGTAACATCATATTGGTGCCAATTATACACCAATTTGCTGATGGTTCATCTTTATGGAGAAACCTAACTAGCCACCTTTAGTGTATGTTTAGTTTCAAGTTTGGAGCATTCAAAGAATCATGTGTAGAATTGATTTTGACATGTTTGATTGTTCTGAAGTAGAATTTATTATGCTTTTCAAAATTGATTCTACCCGAAGCTATGATTTGTTGCTTTTGAGTCTAAACATCAGTCCAAcccacttttgcaaaaaaaaaattattcaaaCATGACTTACTTTATCTTCAAATCATCTTTAACCAAAATCAATTTATTTAAAATCGATTTTCATCACCGCACAACGAAACATATGCTTAGTGGGATTTGGATCTTCCCTCCCAAATCAATGTTGCGTTGGATGTGTGGTAAGACTAGACATATTTGGATTAGAAATGAAAATGTTCGAGAGAGTGTTGGGGTAGCACCTATAGAAGGGAAGATGGTAGGAAATAGACTTAGGTGGTTTGGGCATGTAGATAAAAGACCGGTAGATTCTGTGATAAAGAGTATAGATTAGATGGAGAGAAGTCAAACAACTAGAGGAAGAGGAAGACCTAGAAAAACTAATTAAGAAAGATCTCGAGAGTAACGATTTGGATAGAAGCATGGTTCTGGGTAGAATATTTTGACGAAAGTTAATTCATGTAACCGACTCCACTTAGTATGATAAGGCTTGGTTGTTATTTTTGTATAATTCTCAAATTGAAAACCTTACTTTAGAGTAGTCAATTAAAATGTTTGATTGGTTAATTAGCTTGATTTATTTATCTTATAAAGTTATAAAAATGATTATGGTATTGAGGGTCCAACATGATTGGATATAAGGGAAGACAAAAAAATCTTTCTCATAATACTATATGATAAGACTTGTTGGTGCGTTTTTTTGGTGATGCAGTGAAAGCAGGAAATGTCCCTCTGTTGCACTCATGTTTCCAATTGGGGCTAATGCTTCCTATCATAATGTAAGTTGGTGTTTTCAACAATGTGTTCTCTGAACTTCACTTCATGTATTTTAAATCTATGAGGGGTTTGGATAAACATCTTAGCCTCGGTTAAGGAGTATGGAGGAGATTTTGTATTATGAATAAAAGTAAACTCCCCATGGAAGTTGGGGTCTATCATTTCTTACTTTCCCTTTCCTCATATTTTTCACAAGATCTCACCTCCTTAACTCTCTAAGAGACCCTTAAGTGCGAGTTGGGTTTTGGAGGACTAAGTCCATATTTTGATAATGTTTAATTGAAAGAACATGATAAACGATCATATTATACTTCAATCTCACTTAATTTATTTTAACATTTATAATATCCTTAATTTCAATAAGAAAGCTTGCTCTCCCCCCTCTTCCAAAACTTAACTCGCCAACAAAGCCTCAGAGTTTGTTTGATTGACTTATTTGAACTTATCTATTGAAATTAACACTTCAGACTGTTTGGCGGAGCTTATGAAAATAGCCTATGATGTATTCATAAGCTTTAGCCTATGATGTATTCATAAGCtttattcaaattatttttataagCTCTCCGAGATTGTTTGAAAAAACTTATGGAAATAGTTTATGATATATGTCCGTAAGATGGTTATAGATTTTTTCCATAAGCTATACAAGATAACTTATGAAAATAGTTTATAATTTatatgaaaataatttttttttcaagtAGTTTAGTGGTTGAAATCCACCCTTTAAAGGTGAACAAGGGGGATGTCGCGGGTTTGAACCCACGCCTCTGAATTTGATGTCCCTGCACAGCTAACAACTGAGCTGGACTAACGGGACTATGtgaaaataattttatttatcTTTTGCTATAGAAATAGCTTAGACATAAGTACTTATATGATAAAATTTTATGTTTTAAGCGCTTAATTAATTTGTTTATCCAACTGTGACCTTAATTAAACACTTCCAGCTTATGGTAAACATATTTTTGTATAAGCTGTTTTCAAAATTGAAGGAATGTGAGAAAACTTTGTAAAAGCtttatataaaatatttttataagCTATTATGAGGAGCTTATCAAAAAAGTTGAAACAATTTATGGACATATCATAAGTTCTTTTAAACACTTATGTAAGTTGTTTTGTTAGAAGATTAACATAAATAACTTCTTCTAAACACATCTCTTATCCTGATCTTACTGAAAGATCTTTGTGAAACATTGATTGATAAAAAAAGGTGTTAATTGTTATAAGATGGGTGGCTGTGAGGAACATTCAACCTCGTGCACAAGTAAGACCTGCAAAGGTCATGAAGTTGACATTATGCACTTTTCAATTGGAAATGCTATTCCAGGACGGCTTTATGGTGGGAATCCCATTAACAATAGGGATGGAAATGGCGGTGACAGGTGATTAATAGAAAATCTCCTTGACTTCCACCATATTAGTTGAGAATTTAAAGATGATTCCAACTATAACTTGGCTATCTTTTCACTACATGTGTTCATTCAGTTTCCTATTATCGTCCATACAGGTTTGGCCATTTGGTTGATCTTTATGCCTGGAATCCGCATTGCAGATACTTGGATGGAATGGGCCCTGCGAATTTTGGTATGTATAAACGTAACATCTTTTGTTGGAATTATATGTTTATATGATTAAAATAAACAGGGAgaatgaatgggattaaaacaCCAAGTGGAAGTATCGACGGGTTCAATCAATCAGTATAACATTAGTTTGCTTATTGTTATCTTTGACATGCTTCAGCCGCAtaagaaacaacgagatattgTTTTAAGCCTTGCATGAGAATGTAAATTATTTTATTC is a window of Lathyrus oleraceus cultivar Zhongwan6 chromosome 6, CAAS_Psat_ZW6_1.0, whole genome shotgun sequence DNA encoding:
- the LOC127097801 gene encoding uncharacterized protein LOC127097801; translation: MLPNLLVFLFFLLPFLLSCVHSHQESGPWSCDSGSEIRIDSDFQPGVITLDGHADDWKDIEGSQFALLPALDPDAENEFNGGKMNVKSVHDGRDIFFLLQVDSDYAYSSGESRKCPSVALMFPIGANASYHNMGGCEEHSTSCTSKTCKGHEVDIMHFSIGNAIPGRLYGGNPINNRDGNGGDRFGHLVDLYAWNPHCRYLDGMGPANFVNDSSAQNDWKGAWWHSGFTVHSGFVQDESPYAENGKKGTYFFEFSRPLRTMDHLQQDVQFTLGESSKMSVAFWYPVDNQPWHGSGHYSINCDWVAIDISQSSSASLSGKSVDTASSSSWNIASAFSLIFSVVALCVSVFVSYRVLHPKGVQFTPMEEL